The Engystomops pustulosus unplaced genomic scaffold, aEngPut4.maternal MAT_SCAFFOLD_809, whole genome shotgun sequence genome includes a window with the following:
- the LOC140112470 gene encoding SCAN domain-containing protein 3-like, which produces MSKKQTSLKSFFEKEERPNETDEDSMTAKKKKAAFKRKYNESYLNYGFIAAGDLHAPSPLCLICGDRLSNEAMKPSKLVRHLQTKHPASKDKPLEFFEKKKREHEGQKQLMKATTSTNVSALRASFLVANRIAKAKKPFTIGEELILPAAKDICQELLGEAAVKKVAQVPLSASTVSRRINEIAEDIEVQLLERINASPWYAIQVDESTDVDNKAMMLVYVRYIFQEDVHEDMLCALLLPANTTGAELFKSLDDYISGNLNWSFCVGICTDGAAAMTGRLSGLTTRVKEVASECDSTHCVIHREMLASRKMSPELNSVLQDVIKVINHIKAHALNSRLFEQLCEEMDAKRLLLHTEVRWLSKGKALARVFELRDPLYRFLLEKELPLAAHFSSKEWVTKLAYLCDIFNFLNELNLSLQGRMTTAFKLADKVAAFKAKLEVWGLRVRTGIFDMFQTLAGILEETEPEPLFSQLVHDHLSQLSEEFERYFSTTKDPRTRKEWIRNPFVNKPGESTLSVLEEDQLLEIANDGSLKSMFETSNLPTFWIKVQAEYPGIATKALNSASFSNILSL; this is translated from the coding sequence atgagtaaaaaacaaacatcacTGAAGAGCTTCTTTGAAAAGGAAGAAAGACCCAATGAGACAGATGAAGACTCCATGACTgctaaaaaaaagaaagctgcatttaaaagaaaatacaATGAGTCCTACTTAAATTATGGGTTCATCGCAGCTGGCGATTTACATGCCCCAAGCCCACTCTGTCTGATATGTGGCGACCGGCTATCCAACGAGGCCATGAAGCCTTCAAAACTGGTTCGCCACTTACAGACCAAGCACCCTGCATCAAAAGACAAACCTTTGgagttttttgaaaaaaaaaaacgcgaaCACGAAGGACAGAAGCAATTAATGAAGGCCACCACATCAACAAATGTGTCTGCTCTGAGAGCATCATTCTTAGTGGCTAACCGCATTGCCAAGGCTAAGAAGCCCTTCACTATAGGTGAAGAGTTGATCCTGCCTGCCGCTAAGGACATTTGCCAGGAACTTTTAGGAGAGGCTGCGGTTAAAAAAGTGGCACAGGTTCCTCTTTCAGCGAGCACTGTCAGTAGACGAATTAATGAAATAGCAGAAGACATCGAGGTACAATTGTTGGAAAGGATTAATGCGTCACCATGGTACGCAATCCAGGTTGACGAGTCTACTGACGTTGACAACAAGGCAATGATGCTTGTTTATGTGCGATATATTTTTCAAGAGGATGTGCATGAGGATATGTTATGTGCATTATTGTTGCCAGCCAACACCACAGGTGCAGAACTATTCAAGTCTTTGGATGATTACATATCAGGAAACCTAAACTGGTCATTTTGTGTCGGTATATGCACAGATGGAGCAGCTGCCATGACTGGACGGCTTTCAGGTTTAACTACCCGGGTCAAAGAGGTTGCGTCTGAATGCGACTCTACGCACTGTGTCATCCATAGAGAAATGCTGGCAAGCCGAAAAATGTCACCTGAACTTAACAGCGTTTTGCAAGATGTGATTAAAGTTATTAATCACATAAAAGCACATGCCCTTAACTCACGTCTGTTCGAGCAGCTCTGTGAGGAGATGGACGCGAAACGTCTTCTCCTACACACAGAAGTCAGATGGCTTTCTAAAGGTAAAGCACTGGCCAGAGTTTTTGAGTTACGAGACCCGCTTTATAGATTTCTTTTAGAAAAAGAATTGCCACTTGCAGCACATTTCAGTAGTAAGGAATGGGTCACAAAACTTGCTTACTTATGTGACATATTCAACTTTTTGAACGAACTTAATCTGTCACTTCAGGGGAGAATGACAACTGCCTTCAAGTTGGCAGATAAAGTTGCTGCTTTTAAAGCCAAACTGGAAGTGTGGGGACTGCGAGTGAGAACAGGGATATTTGACATGTTTCAAACATTAGCAGGAATTTTGGAAGAGACCGAGCCTGAGCCTTTATTCTCCCAGCTGGTACATGATCACCTATCTCAGCTTTCAGAAGAGTTTGAGCGCTATTTTTCAACCACAAAAGACCCACGTACTAGGAAGGAATGGATTCGCAACCCATTTGTGAACAAGCCAGGTGAATCGACCTTGTCCGTGCTTGAAGAAGACCAATTGCTTGAGATTGCAAATGATGGTAGCCTTAAAAGTATGTTTGAGACTTCGAATCTCCCAACATTCTGGATTAAAGTCCAGGCTGAATATCCTGGGATCGCCACCAAAGCACTAAACTCTGCTTCCTTTTCCAACATCCTATCTTTGTGA